From Arachis hypogaea cultivar Tifrunner chromosome 3, arahy.Tifrunner.gnm2.J5K5, whole genome shotgun sequence:
ATAGGTCCCATTCGATGTTGATGTTGTTGCTTTTTACGATTTTCAGAATTTAAACGAGATAGAGcctatatccaaaaaaattaaagggAGTTATATGTAATAAACCAAAAGCATAAAAAAAGACAAAGAAACAGAATTATTTATTCTACAACTCACCTTAACAGAAGGAATACTCCAATATGCAATTAACTTTTGAAATTGAACTTCTGGAATATCTAAAGGGCGATTTTTCAGCATATCTTCAATGTTGTTATATCTCTCAAAATGCTTtcccttgattcttgttttgTAACCTTTCCAAGCTTCTCGAACACCAGTCATCACCCACCCTTTCCCCTC
This genomic window contains:
- the LOC112790605 gene encoding uncharacterized protein, which translates into the protein MGRNSDFITLMYTSWKAVPLKVKKRIWKYINSKFILPKEGKGWVMTGVREAWKGYKTRIKGKHFERYNNIEDMLKNRPLDIPEVQFQKLIAYWSIPSVKALSRLNSENRKKQQHQHRMGPISFARVRNEMVIILIFYKFFLVV